The window ACACAACAGGACACAAAACACCATTTTAACCCATCCCAGGAAGGTTATGATCGTTGAAGGCATCCTTATCTTTACCAATAAAGAACTTCGCGATATGTTTGACATAAAAATATATGTACACGCTGACTCCGATGAACGTTTGATAAGAAGGGTAAAAAGAGATCTTAATGAACGGGGAAGAGACATCGAAGAAGTTCTTAACCGTTATCAAACAACCCTGAAACCAATGCATCAGCAGTTTATTGAACCAACAAAGGAGTATGCAGATATTATTATTCCAAACAATAAGTACAACACTGTAGCAGTTGATATTGTAAGGACGATCATTAACGAACGGATTTCCTTGTAAGCCCGGGAAGGTTCTCAACTTAATAAGATTGCTTAATTTTATATCGATGAAGCTTAAAGAGTTAAAAAAGAAAAAATGGTTTGCATTCATAAGTAATATTTATGTACTTATACTAACTGTATTC of the Zhouia spongiae genome contains:
- the udk gene encoding uridine kinase, yielding MLIIGIAGGTGCGKTTVVNQIINELPEKEVGIISQDSYYKDTSHLSYEERTKINFDHPRAIDFDLLVSHLKELKEHKTIHQPVYSFVKHNRTQNTILTHPRKVMIVEGILIFTNKELRDMFDIKIYVHADSDERLIRRVKRDLNERGRDIEEVLNRYQTTLKPMHQQFIEPTKEYADIIIPNNKYNTVAVDIVRTIINERISL